The nucleotide sequence CGCCCTCCCGCGCCGTTCGAATTGGACCTGTCGGAAAGCCCAATGCGGACCTTTCTCAGGAACCACTTTGCCGGCCAAGCTGCGGCATCGCAACCGCCCACAGACATGCAGACCCATGACGACAGAGACGTCCGGCACCCGCCTCGCCCCCACACCCCGCACCCGCACCGTACGCATGCACGAGCGCGGCCAGTACGACGCCGCCGCCATCCACGCCATCATCGACGAGGCGCCGGTCTGCCACATCGGCTTCCTCGACGGCACCACCCCCGTGGTGATCCCGACCGTGCCGTGGCGCGTCGGGAACGAGTTGCTGATCCACGGCGCCTCCTCCAGCCGGATGATTCGCCGGCTGCAGGACGGCGGCGAGTCCTGCGTGACGGTGACGCTGATCGACGGCTGGGTGCTGGCGCGCTCCGCCTTCCACCACTCGGTCAATTACCGCTCGGTGGTGCTGTTCGGCCGGCCTCGGCTGGTGTCGGAGGAGCGGGAGAAGCGCGCGGCGCTCGACGCGCTGGTCGACAAGATCGAGCCCGGCCGCTCCGCGCGCGCCCGTCCGGCCAACGCTCAGGAGTTGAAGGCGACGGCCGTGCTGGCCTTCCCGATCGCCGAAGCGTCGGCCAAGGTCCGGTCCGGCCCGCCCTCGGATGATCCGGAGGATATGGGGTTGCCGGTGTGGGCCGGGGTGGTTCCGCTGTCGCTGGTCGCCGGCGAACCGGTTCCCGACCCGGCGGCGCAGCGCTGACGCCGGCGCCCGGCCCGCTCATCCCGGCACGGGCTTATCCGAAAACAAAACGACCGCAGCCGGAGGGCTTGTACCCCGGCTGCGGTCGTTTCTTGTGCCCGGCTGCGGCCGCCGTCCCGCCATGGCTGACGGGACGGCGGCACGAGGCCATGCGACGCGGCGTCTTAGGACGACGGAGCGTTCACGCCGCGCGGCAGGATCTGCGCACGACGGTTCGACGGCTCGCGGACGTTCGGGCCGGTCTGGACGAGGAGCTGGGTCTCGCCCTTGCCCTCGGTGGTGA is from Azospirillum thermophilum and encodes:
- a CDS encoding pyridoxamine 5'-phosphate oxidase family protein, coding for MTTETSGTRLAPTPRTRTVRMHERGQYDAAAIHAIIDEAPVCHIGFLDGTTPVVIPTVPWRVGNELLIHGASSSRMIRRLQDGGESCVTVTLIDGWVLARSAFHHSVNYRSVVLFGRPRLVSEEREKRAALDALVDKIEPGRSARARPANAQELKATAVLAFPIAEASAKVRSGPPSDDPEDMGLPVWAGVVPLSLVAGEPVPDPAAQR